A genome region from Musa acuminata AAA Group cultivar baxijiao chromosome BXJ3-5, Cavendish_Baxijiao_AAA, whole genome shotgun sequence includes the following:
- the LOC135637871 gene encoding uncharacterized protein LOC135637871 — protein MGCCVGGLAKSQSANDRILGPPKKRNIGQLSIQKKRQWSSSPEPEVMENNVSNSLSLVTNVSSCPTTVNDETKLMEENANNVSFVNQGAIAWNEMRRVWVGDRSKRPHRAPREPTISWCATYEDLLSTNRPFPQPIPVSEMVDFLVDIWQEEGL, from the exons ATGGG TTGTTGTGTTGGAGGGCTAGCTAAATCTCAATCAGCTAATGATAGAATATTGGGTCCACCCAAGAAGCGGAACATAGGCCAGTTATCCATCCAGAAGAAAAGACAATGGTCATCAAGTCCTGAACCTGAAGTAATGGAAAACAATGTTAGCAATTCTCTTTCCCTGGTGACGAATGTCTCCTCGTGTCCCACTACTGTCAATGATGAGACCAAGTTAATGGAGGAAAATGCTAACAATGTTTCATTCGTCAACCAAG GTGCTATAGCCTGGAATGAGATGAGAAGGGTGTGGGTCGGAGATCGATCAAAAAGGCCCCACAGAGCTCCAAGGGAACCGACAATAAG CTGGTGTGCAACCTACGAGGATTTGCTCTCGACCAACCGACCTTTTCCACAACCCATCCCAGTATCT GAGATGGTAGATTTTTTGGTCGACATTTGGCAGGAGGAAGGACTTTAA